CGCAGCAGATAGACGTTCGGGTCATCGTTGGGCACCCGGCCGGCGAAGCGGTAGTGGCCGATGATCGCGGCCACGCTGGTCATCGCGTGGTAGGCCGGCTTGGGCTGGCCGTCGGCGGTGAGCAGGCCGAAGTTGTGCTCCATGTCGCGGCGGTCGATGCCGTCGTCCACCAGGTCGTACCACCAGGAGCCCTTCACGTTCGGCAGGCTGCGCAACAGGAAGTAGGCGCGCGCCAGGTAGGCCGCCTGGCGTTCGCGGCTGATCCCGCAGGCGCCGTCGTGGGCCGGCCAGCTGAACTCGGTGAAGTACAGCGGCACCGGCTTGCCGGCGGCGCGTTCGAGCGTCTGGTTGACGCCCTTGAACCACGCCAGCCAGTTCTCCGGCGTCGCCAGCTCGCCCTCGCAATACACCGACGGGTGCAGGGACAGGCCGTCGGCCACGTCCAGCAGCCCACCGGCGACCAGGCGCTCGGCGAAGCCCTGGCGGATGCCGCGCAGGGTCACCGCGCCGGCGATCACCTTGGCCTGCGGGTCCTCCTCGCGGATCGCCTGGGCGGTGGCGCGGACCAGGGTCAGGTAGTCGTCGCTGAATGCCTTGTCGGTGGGGTTTTCCACATCCCACTCGTTCCACACCTCGTAGATCGCCACCTGCCCCTTGAAGCTGCGCACCACGTAGCGCACATAGCGCAGGAAGGCGGCGCGGGAGGTCTCGTCGCGCGGCTTGGCGTTGCCGTGGAACTGATTCTCCAGGCCGAGGATCAGCAGGGTGCTGATACCCAGGCTGCGGGTGCTGCGCAGTTGCGCGCGCCAGCTGGCGTCGATGGACAGCACGTTGGCCTCGCGCTCGACGCTGGACCAGAAGGCGTCGTCGCGGAACGATAGGATGCCGGCCCGTTGCGCCAGGCGGTTGATGCCGTCGCGGTTGCCCGGACGGAGGTTCTGGTGCGTGCTGGCGCCGACGATGAATTCCGGCGCGTCCTGTCCGGCCGCCGGCGTCTGGCTGGCCAGCGCCTGGGGCGCCTGCCCTGCTCCGGCGAACAACAGTGTCCCGCCCAGCAGCAGGCTCAGCAACCGTCCCTTGCCTTGCAGGCGCCAGGCCTGCGGCGCCGGCGGCGTGGCCAGCTCATCCGGCAGACGCAGCGCCCGGCCGATCGCCAGGCCGAGGAACAGGCTGGGCACCTGCGCCTCCAGCACGTCGCTGGTCCAGCCGACCAGCAGGGTGCAGTAGGCGATGCCCAGCAGCGCGCGCGCCTCACTGCCCGGCTGGCGCTGCAGGCGCATCAGCATCGGTACCGCCAGCGCATAGAGCGCGACGCCGGCGACGCCGAACAGCAGCCAGAGGTACAGCAGCGAGTTGTCCGCCACCGCCAGTTGCTCGACGCCGAACACCGGGTACGCCCCGTAGGCGCTTCCGGTCATCCCCAGCCCGGCGCCGGTGACGGTCCAGCCGTTGTATTCCATCACCTTGATCAGACTCGGCCAGGTGTTGACCAGGCGATCCACCATCGAGCCGATCAGGTTGTCGCCGCTGGAGCTGGCCAGGTACGGCTCGATGCCCCCGAACAGGCCATAGAGCGGCAGCGCCAGCGCGCCGAGCACCACCACGAGGGCGGCCAGCAGGAACAGCAGGCGATTGCGGGCGACGCTCATCACCAGCAGGGCGATGACGAAGGCGACGGCGGAGGATTTGTTGGTGGTCAGGGCGATCCCCGCCAGCGCCACCAGGTAGATCAGCCCGCGCACCAGCAACGGTAGCCGGAACGAGCCCAGGTACAGGCTGAAGATCGACAGCATGATCGCCAGGCTCGACGACATCCGCGAGAAGCCGGCGATGCGATCCAGTCCGTAGGCGCTCCAGGCGCGGTTGCCGCTGATCTCGACCCCGCCCATCGAGTAGGTGTATCCCTTCCACGGCACGTTGCCGAGGATGTCCAGCACGATGCCCGCCAGCGAGGCGACGAGGCAGAAGACGATGGCCCAGCCCACCGCCTTGCGGTGCATCTCCAGGTAGGGTCCGCAGAGCAGGCCGAACAGCAGCGGCGCGTAGATGAACACGCTGAACGCCCCGGCCTGCCACTGGGCGCCGTGCAACCGCCCGAGCATCAGCGAGGCGGCCGCCAGCACCAGCAGCAACCACAGGCCGCGCTGCTGCGGACGGGTGAACAGCTCCCAGCCCACCGCGATCACGCAGGCCACCTTCGGCAGGTAGACCAGCGCCGACAGACCGACCTGGTCGGCATAGAAACGCAGCGCCCCGCTGAACGTCTCCACCAGCAGCAGCGACACCAGCACCGCCAGCGCCAGCAGCGAGCGGTCGAAGGCGATCCCGCGCGAGGGCTCAAAGCGTGGATACGGCGATTGCAGATCCATGGCGGACTCCACGGTTGAGCAGGGTGTGGCGCAGGATGGCTTCGTACTCGTCGAGCATCCGCTCGACGCTGAGCATCGACGCCACGCTGTCCCGCGCGCGGGAGGCCAGGCGCTGGCGCAACGGCGCGTCCTGGGCCAGGCGGCGGATCGCCTCGCCCAGCGAGTCGGGACGTTCGGGTGCGCAGTGCAGGCCGTTGAGCCCGTCGCGGACGATCTCGACGAGGCCGCCACGGGTCGAGACGATCACCGGCAGGCGATGGGCGCAGGCCTCCAGCGCCACCAGGCCGAAGGATTCGGGGCCGACGCTGGGCACCACGGCCACGTCGATCTCGGCGAAGAACTCCGAGGACTTGCGGTAGCCGACGAAGTGCACGCGCTGCGGGTCGGCGGAGGACTTCAGCGCATTCACGTAGGCCGCCTCGCCGCGCCCGGCGATCAGCAACGAGGCGTCCAGCGACTGTTTCTGGAACTGCTCGATCAGCCACTCCACGCCCTTGTTCGGGGTCAGCGAACCGATGAAGCCGAAGCGCAACGGGCGACGCGGCATCACGGCGGCCGGCGCACCCTGTGCCGGTGCGAACGGCGCGCTGTTGTAGACGACATAGCGCTGGCTGTGGGCGAAGTAGCCCGCCTCGACCAGGGCGGCCAACTGGTAGCGGCTGACACCGACCACCGCATCGACCCGCGCCGACGCCTCCGCATGGGAACGCCTAAGCAGCGCACAGGAACCGCACTGCCGCTGGCAATGCCGCCCCTTGTTGAAGCGCATCCCGCGCGGGCAGGTGAGGTACTGGTCGTGCAGGATCTGCACGATGGGCAGCCCGGCCTCGCGGATCGCATCCCAGGCGGCGATGGACCAGCCCGACAGGTTGTGGCACACCACCAGGTCCGGCTCGCTCTGCGCCAGCACCTGCGCCAGCACCTCGCGCATGCCCCGGTTGTAACGGTCCAGGGCATGCCAGGCGAGCCGCCGCAGCGGGCCCTGGCGCTGCTCGGAGAACGGCCAGTACAGGTTGCGCATCCCGGCGCGCAGCACCGGCACGCCATTGTGCGAGTCGCTCCGCAGGCCGGCGTCCGGGCCGGTGCTCAGGACCTGCACCGCATGGCCGCGCGCCTGCAGGCCCTCGACCATCGACTGCAGCATCACCTCCGCGCCGCCGCCGATGTGCGGGGCATAGAGGGTGTTGAGGAACAGGAGTCTCATAGCGGATACATCCGGCTCATGCCCAGCGCGCCGGCCTCACCGTCGCGAATGGCGCGCAGCAGCAGTTGCAGGCGTCCGTCGCGGCCATGCCGCCGGGCGAAGAAGTGCAGCAGGCGCAGGAACACCCAGCGGTTGAAGCGGTACATCAGCGGCGAGCTGACCCACAGGTTCTTGTCGAACCAGGCCTGGTTGCGCGCGGCGTAGTAGGCGCGCAGGTCCGAGCTGCCCAGCAGGTAGGTCTCGTAGATGTTGGAGGTGCGCTGCTTGAGGTTCCACGAGCGCTCCAGGTCATCCAGCCCGGCGTCGGGCACCAGGTAGAGATGCCCGCCCGTGGCGCTGATGCGGAAGGTGTATTCGGTATCGTCGGCATAGAGCACCAGCTCGCGGCGCGGCAGGCCGATGCGCTCGATCAGGCTGCGATGCGCCAGCAGTCCGCCGTAATAGGCGAACGGCAGTTCCAGCAGCGGCTCCACCGGACGCGGGTGCGGCTTGCCCCAGGGCGTGCGGCGCCAGAGCTTGTACGGCAGCTGGTGCACGTGGAAGCCGAAGTAACTGGAGCGCGGCGGCGCGATGAAGCGCGTCGGCACGCCGGCGACGACATCCGCCTGGTGCTCCGGGCGGAAGCCCAGCACCGCAGTCTTGTCCGCCCCGTGGCGTTGCATGCAGTCGAGCAGGCGCTGCTTGAGCAGGGGGAAGGCGCCCGGCATCGGCGCGTTGTCGTCGTCCATCAGCCAGATGTACTCGCAGCCGGTCTTCAGCGCGGCCGCGATGCCCACGCAATAGCCGTTGGCCGAGCCGGTGTTGCTGTCCAGCTCGATCACCTGGACGCGGTTGTGCCAGAGCCTGAACAAGCGGTCCAGTTCGGCCACCGAGGCGTTGCTGACGATGATCGCGCGGCCAATGTCCGGCTCCAGGAAGGCCCTGGCCAGCAACTCCTCCAGGTATTCCAGGCGGTCGCCATAGGTCAGCGTCACCAGTACAGTCGATCCACTCATGATGGTGCATCTCCCTCGTCGATTACCGGGCGCTCAGGCCCGCCATCTGTCCCCGTCGGCCGCCGAGAGCCGGCTCAGTGGAACGCGCACGCGCTGTTCGCGCTGCAACAGGTTGAGCAGGATCAGCGCCCGTTCGGCGCCGTCGTCGCAGAGGAAGATCGCCTCCACTTCGCAATCCCCGGCGCAGTGCAGCCGTACCGCCTGGCCTTGCTGGAAGCGGCTGGCCGGCCGCTCGGGCATCGCCCGCAGGCGCTGGCGGATGTCCTCCACCAGTTCGTCGGCCACCGGCAGCGGCTGCGGACCGAAGCTGACGATGCGCGCCACGCCGCGGGTCGAGCGGATCGGGAACCAGTTGTCGTGCTGCTGATCCAGGTGGATGAACAGGTAACCGGGGAACAGCGGCTGCGGCCGCGCACCCTGCCCGACCACCGGCCGGTAGCAGGCGAAGCCCTGGCGCGTCAGGTTTTCCTCGGCGCGCAGCTCCTGGTGCGGCTTGGTCTGGATCAGGTACCAGCGATGCAGCGGGTCGGCTTGGCTCATGATTCGTACTCCTCGACGCCGGGTCGGGCGCTGCCCGGGGACGGTGCGGGACGGTCCACGCTGTAGCGCCCCAGCAGGTGCTGCATTTCATCCGGCGGGTTGAACATCAGCACGTCGATGATCGACAGGCTGGGGACGAAGTTGTCGTCGAACTGCCGGTAGCTGAGCTCGTCCATGCGCAGGAAGCGCAGCTCGACGCCGTGGGTGTGGAAGAGGTCCGGGCAGTACAGGTGACGGCCGCCCTCCGGGTTCAGGTAGACGTCGCCGCCCGAGCGCCTCACCGCCTCGATCAGGCGCCGGTCGCGGTCGATGTCCGGAGCCAGGTCCAGCTCGGAGACCCGCTCGATCGGTGTGTCGATGCCCATGTAGTGGCAGATGCGGCGGATCGAGTGCTCGGCGAAGCGCGCCAGGTTGCGCTCCGGGTGCTCGAGGATTTCCTCCACCAGCGGGAACACCTGGCGATAGCACGGCGCCCGGCTGTAGGCGTGCCGGATGGTGTGCAGCAGACGCTGGCTGGTGGGGCGCATCTGCGTGCTGAGCAACCGCTCATTGATCGCCTGGCTGCGCGAGCCCTGCTCCAGCGGAAAGCTGAAGGACCAGGGCTGGCCACCGACCAGCAGGCGGTTGCGGTTGATCCATCCACGCCGCGTGTACTGCAGGCTGTCCCCCAGGAGGAACAGGCTGCTGGCGGCGATCAGCTGGAAGTACCCCAGGTAGGGGAACAGGTACGGCTGCATCAGGCTGACGATATGGGCCATGAGTTCATCCTTGTTCGCGTCTCAATCTCGCGAGTCGTAGCGGTAGGCGTAGGCGCCGTAGTCGTAGGCGGCCGTCGAGGCCTTGCGCTTGACCCCGTTGAGGATCGCGCCCTGCAGGTGGATGCCGTTCTGTCCCAGGCGGCGGCGTGCGGTGTCGATCTCGCTGGTCGGGCTCTGGCCGAAGCGGGTCACCAGCAGGCTGATGCCGCACAGCCGGCCAACCAGCGCCGCGTCGGTCACCGCCAGCACCGGCGGGGTGTCGATGATGACCAGGTCGTACAGCGCCGAGGCATCGCGCAGCAGCTGGGCGAAGTTGTCATGCATCAGCAGTTCCGACGGGTTCGGCGCGGCGAAACCGCAGGAGATGAAGTCCAGGTCCGGCACTTCGGTCGGCAGGATCACCTCGCTCAGCGGACGATGGCTGCTCAGGGCATCGGACAGGCCGTGCCGCGGGGTCAGGCCGAAGACGCGGTGCAGGTAGCCCTTGCGCATGTCGGCGTCGATCAGCAGGGTGCGCTGGCCGGACTGGGCGATGATCGCCGCCAGGTTGCTGGAGACGAACGACTTGCCGGCGCCGGGCGCAGGGCTGGTGAGCATCACCACGTTGTTGCGCGCTTCGAGCAGGGCGAAATGCAGGTTGGTGCGCAGGCTGCGCAGCGCCTCGTTGGCCAGGTCGCCCGGATGGGCGGCGGCCAGCAGCTTGGGCGCATGGGCGGCGATATCGCCCTTGCGCTCCCTTTCCAGGCGCTCCTGCTGGCGGGAATACGGCACCGCCGCGAGCACCGAGAGACCGAGCTGTTCGATCGCCTCGGGATTCTCCACGCCCCGGTAGAAAGCCTGGCGCAGGAACAGGATGCCCAGCGCGACGCAGAAGCCAAGCAGGGTGGCGAGCAGCACGATGACCTTGCGCATCGGCTTGGCGGGCTGTTCGACGTTGGCCTGGGCGGTGTCGATCACCCGTACGTTGCCGATGGTGCCGGCGCGCAGGATGTCCTGCTCCTGGGCCTTGTTCAGCAAGGTGGTGTAGGTCTGCTGGGTGACCCGCATGTCGCGGGAGAGGCGCAGCAGTTCCTGCTGGGTGGCCGGCAGGTTCTGGATGCGGCCCTGGAGCCCCTGCTTGCGGGCCTCCAGGCTGCCCATCTGCTTCATCAGCGCCTGGTAGGCCGGGTGGCTGGGAGTGTAGAGACGGTCGTACTCGGCGCGCTTGAGCTTGAGCTCGGAGAGCTGGTTGTCGATCGTCACCACCTGGTCCAGCACGCCACGGGTCTCGACGCTGATGTCGGCGGACTTGGCGCTGGTCTGGTAGGCGTTGTAGGCGCTCTCGGCGCGTTCCAGCTCCATGCGCACCATCGGCAGCTGCGAGCGCAGGAACTGCAGGCGCTGGGAGGCTTCGGCGGAACTGCGCTCGACGTTCTGCAGCACGTAGAGGTGGCTGATCTTGTCGAGGATGAGATCGGCCTGCAGCGGATTGGGGTCTTCCAGGGTCATGTAGATGATCCCGGAATCCTTGCCGGCCTCCACCACCTTGAGCAGCTTCTGGTAGGCCAGGGTGGAGCTGAGCAGGCGCTCGCGGGTGAGGACGAACTCGGTACCCGGATTCGCCACCAGTTGGTCCACCTCGATGGTGAAGCCCTTCTCGATCACGGTCTTGTTCAGCTCGCCGCGCAACAGCTGTTCACCGTCGGCATTGAGCAGGATATAGGCGTTGCCGCCCTCGGCGACCAGGGTCAGCGGCTCGCCGAGATAGTCCTCGGGCACCTCCAGCTGGAACACCTTGATCTGCTCGCCGCCCCAGCCATAGCTGCCCATGCCGAACAGCGGCGCGGCCAGCGGCTGCGCGGCGCTCGGCTTGAAGCGCCGCGCCAGGTAGTCGCCTATCAACGGCATATGCCTGGGCTTGGCGACGATATAGAGCTTGAGGATCTCCACCGCCTTGCCGAGCACCGCGCGGGACTTCAGCAGCTCGATCTCGGTGGCCGCCAGGGACACCGAGTCGGGACGGTTGATCACCTCGGGGGTGCCGTTGAGGCCGTTCTTCTTCTGCTCGACCTGGATCATCGCCCCCGATACGTAGATCGGGGTGGCGACCACCGCATAGAACAGCCCCAGGACCGCGAACAGTCCGGTGACGACGAGGATCATTCGCTTGTGGTCGAAGAGCAGGCGCAGCAGGCCGGCCACGTCGATACGGGTGTCCTGGAAAGTCTCCAGGGACGAGCGGGACATGATGCTCATGGATATCCATCCTCCGGTGACGTGACGCGGTTCAGCGCGCGTGGATCGGGTTCAGCCGCTTGAGCAGGTTCAGGCCGTGGTTGCCGACCAGCAGCAGGAAGGCCTCGATCTTGCGCGGCACGGGAATCGCGGCCATCGACAGGCGGCAGACCTGGACGAGGAAGTACTCGTGGAGCGCCTGGTCGCCGATGCGCTGGTAGTAGCGCGCCAGGCAGTAGTAGGTGTGCAGGGTCATCTGCTGCTGCACGCGCTCGGCCTGCATGGAGAAGATCCCGCCCTTGTGCCGGCGGTAGGCGGCGGGGCGGATCTGTTCGAGGAACTTGCCCTTGCCATAGGCGCCCAGCAGCGACCACCAGCACAGGTCCACCATGCGGGTAGTGCGCAGCTCCTCGGGCATCTCGCCCAGGACGTTGCGGAAGCAGGCGGTCAGGGTGGAAATCGCCCGCGCCTGCTGCAGCTCCCGACGGCTGGCGTCACGGCGGAAGCGACCGGTGAGCTGGCGCGGCTTGATCACGCCACCCTCGTTGAAGACGTAGGCGTCGTGATAGGTGATCACGTAGTCCGGGTTGCGCTCGAGGAAGTCGACCTGGAGCTGCAGCTTGTGCGGATCGGTCCAGAAATCGTCGCCCTCGCAGTAGGCGATGTAGCGGCCGCGCGCCTTGCGGAACGTCGCGATGCCGTGGGACAGGCCCTTGGAGTACTGGTTTTCCCTGTGCAGGATCGGCTTGATGATGTGCGGGTAGCGCGCGGCGTAGTCGGCGATCACCTCGGCGGTGCCATCGGTGGAGGCGTCATCGTTGACCAGCACCTCGAAGCGGAAGTCGGTGACCTGCTCGAGGAAGCTATCCAGCGTACGGCCGATGTAGTTCACCTGGTTGTAGGCCAGGCACACGACGCTCAGCAGCGGTTCAGGGGCTTCCGGCCAGTTGGAGAGGATCTGCAGCTCGGAGCGGATATCCATGTCTAGACACTCGGCTTTTGGGACGGTTTGAGCAGGCGCAGCAACGCCGGAGCGGAGCCCACGCCCACCAGGGTCAGGGTGATCAGGCCGCAGGCGGCCAGCGCCAGCAGCAGCGACAGGCGTTCGCCGGAGCGGGCCAGCAGCACGTAGACGGGTTCGCTGAGCAGCAGCCCCGCGGCGCTCAGCGCGGCGATCTGCAGGGTGTCGCGCAGCCAGGGGCCGTGCAGGTCATCGCCGAAGCGACGGTGCACGATCGGCGGCCAGAGCAGGAACGACGCCAGGCGCAGGCCGAACCAGCACAGCGCCACGCCGAGCACGCCGTACAGGTAGGCACTGGCGACCACCAGCGGGATGCTCACCAGCGCGGACACCACGCTGTACCAGACATGCAGGTGCAACTGGCCGTGGGCGTACTGCAGGTAGAACTGGAAACTGCTCACCGCCATCAGGCCGGCGCCGAGCACGTACCAGACCAGCACCGGCTGGCACCAGTTGGCGGCCACGGCATCGCCGCTCCAGGCCAGGACCAGGTCATGACCATGAGCGGCGATCACCGCGACCATCGGGAACAGCAGCACACAGACGAAACGGTTCGCCTTCAGGTAGAGCTGCTGCATGTCGTCGTGGCGCCCCTCGGCGATCAGCATGGTCATGCGCGGCAGCAGCGACTGCGCCAACGGATTGACCAGACTGAGGATGCCGCCGCTGACCAGCGCCACCAGAGAGAAGTAACCGTAGTCCCGCAACGGCATCAGGCTCGACAGCAACACCTTGTCGAGCTGGGTGAGGATGATCCACAGGCCGGAGGTGAAGCTCATGCCCAGGGCGAAGGGAATCACCGGCCGCAAGGTGTCCCAGCAGAAGCGCGTGAGCGGCCGCACCTCCATCCAGCGGTAAGCCTTGGCGCCGAGCAACAGCGTTTCGAGCAGCGACACCGTCACCTGGAACTCGAAGAACACCAGCGGATCCTGGCTGACCCTGACCACCAGCAGCAGGCCGCCGAAGTAGCGCAGGGTGGTGATGAAGACGTTGATCCCGTTGATCCAGCCGTGCAGTTCCAGCCCCTGCAGCGCACTGCGGTACAGCGTGCCGTACAGGCGCAGGGCGACCAGCAGCCCCATCAGGCTGATGCACTGCGCCACCAGCTCGGGGCTCAGCGCCTGGACGTTCAGCCAGCGCCCGGCGATCCAGGAGCTGCCGGCGTACACCGCCAGCGAACTGAGCAGGGTCAGCGGCAGCAGGATCAGCTCGAAGGAGCGCAGCAGGTTCGCCTGGCCATACGTCTCGCCCTGGGTGCCGCGGACATGGGCCACCTGCCGTACCAGCGCCGGCGAGAGGCCGACGTCCAGCAGCAGCAGCCAGGTCTGCAGGACCGCGAAGAAACCGATCAGGCCGTAGGCCTCGGCGCCCAGGTGGCCGAGGTAGAACGGCTGGATCAGGATGCCGATGACGATGGCGTAGGCCTGCCCCGCATAATTCAGCAGGGTATTCCTGATCATCGACAGCGAGCGTTTACCCGACATGACCGTCCCCTCATACCGCCACGGCGACCCGGCCGCTTTCCAGCAGCAGCACCTCGATCACCTCGCGCTGCACGTCCTGCGGCAGCCCCGGGTACAACGGCAGGCAGAGGATGCGCTGGCTCAGTTCCCGCGAGAGCACTTGCGGCGCCTGCGGCGCGAGGTAGTCGAGGGTATCCAGCGAGGGATAGAAGTAACGCCGCGGGTTGACCCCGATGGCATTCAGCGCGCTGCGTACGCGCAGCACCTGCTCCTCGTTGCGCAGGCCGATCGGGTAGTAGCTGTTGTTCTGCCGAGCGCCGGCCTGGACGGCCTGCAGGTCGTAGTAACCGCTGAGGGCCGCGGTATAG
This Pseudomonas sp. ATCC 13867 DNA region includes the following protein-coding sequences:
- a CDS encoding GH39 family glycosyl hydrolase → MDLQSPYPRFEPSRGIAFDRSLLALAVLVSLLLVETFSGALRFYADQVGLSALVYLPKVACVIAVGWELFTRPQQRGLWLLLVLAAASLMLGRLHGAQWQAGAFSVFIYAPLLFGLLCGPYLEMHRKAVGWAIVFCLVASLAGIVLDILGNVPWKGYTYSMGGVEISGNRAWSAYGLDRIAGFSRMSSSLAIMLSIFSLYLGSFRLPLLVRGLIYLVALAGIALTTNKSSAVAFVIALLVMSVARNRLLFLLAALVVVLGALALPLYGLFGGIEPYLASSSGDNLIGSMVDRLVNTWPSLIKVMEYNGWTVTGAGLGMTGSAYGAYPVFGVEQLAVADNSLLYLWLLFGVAGVALYALAVPMLMRLQRQPGSEARALLGIAYCTLLVGWTSDVLEAQVPSLFLGLAIGRALRLPDELATPPAPQAWRLQGKGRLLSLLLGGTLLFAGAGQAPQALASQTPAAGQDAPEFIVGASTHQNLRPGNRDGINRLAQRAGILSFRDDAFWSSVEREANVLSIDASWRAQLRSTRSLGISTLLILGLENQFHGNAKPRDETSRAAFLRYVRYVVRSFKGQVAIYEVWNEWDVENPTDKAFSDDYLTLVRATAQAIREEDPQAKVIAGAVTLRGIRQGFAERLVAGGLLDVADGLSLHPSVYCEGELATPENWLAWFKGVNQTLERAAGKPVPLYFTEFSWPAHDGACGISRERQAAYLARAYFLLRSLPNVKGSWWYDLVDDGIDRRDMEHNFGLLTADGQPKPAYHAMTSVAAIIGHYRFAGRVPNDDPNVYLLRFAKADDEILVAWTLGREQSLKITSQPGSSDTLWRLRDFDGVSTGQGEKVPWDCPSGGGACQASIRIDNAPTLLRSAPGYQLSLR
- a CDS encoding glycosyltransferase family 4 protein, encoding MRLLFLNTLYAPHIGGGAEVMLQSMVEGLQARGHAVQVLSTGPDAGLRSDSHNGVPVLRAGMRNLYWPFSEQRQGPLRRLAWHALDRYNRGMREVLAQVLAQSEPDLVVCHNLSGWSIAAWDAIREAGLPIVQILHDQYLTCPRGMRFNKGRHCQRQCGSCALLRRSHAEASARVDAVVGVSRYQLAALVEAGYFAHSQRYVVYNSAPFAPAQGAPAAVMPRRPLRFGFIGSLTPNKGVEWLIEQFQKQSLDASLLIAGRGEAAYVNALKSSADPQRVHFVGYRKSSEFFAEIDVAVVPSVGPESFGLVALEACAHRLPVIVSTRGGLVEIVRDGLNGLHCAPERPDSLGEAIRRLAQDAPLRQRLASRARDSVASMLSVERMLDEYEAILRHTLLNRGVRHGSAIAVSTL
- a CDS encoding glycosyltransferase; the protein is MSGSTVLVTLTYGDRLEYLEELLARAFLEPDIGRAIIVSNASVAELDRLFRLWHNRVQVIELDSNTGSANGYCVGIAAALKTGCEYIWLMDDDNAPMPGAFPLLKQRLLDCMQRHGADKTAVLGFRPEHQADVVAGVPTRFIAPPRSSYFGFHVHQLPYKLWRRTPWGKPHPRPVEPLLELPFAYYGGLLAHRSLIERIGLPRRELVLYADDTEYTFRISATGGHLYLVPDAGLDDLERSWNLKQRTSNIYETYLLGSSDLRAYYAARNQAWFDKNLWVSSPLMYRFNRWVFLRLLHFFARRHGRDGRLQLLLRAIRDGEAGALGMSRMYPL
- the rfaH gene encoding transcription/translation regulatory transformer protein RfaH, translated to MSQADPLHRWYLIQTKPHQELRAEENLTRQGFACYRPVVGQGARPQPLFPGYLFIHLDQQHDNWFPIRSTRGVARIVSFGPQPLPVADELVEDIRQRLRAMPERPASRFQQGQAVRLHCAGDCEVEAIFLCDDGAERALILLNLLQREQRVRVPLSRLSAADGDRWRA
- a CDS encoding WbqC family protein; this translates as MAHIVSLMQPYLFPYLGYFQLIAASSLFLLGDSLQYTRRGWINRNRLLVGGQPWSFSFPLEQGSRSQAINERLLSTQMRPTSQRLLHTIRHAYSRAPCYRQVFPLVEEILEHPERNLARFAEHSIRRICHYMGIDTPIERVSELDLAPDIDRDRRLIEAVRRSGGDVYLNPEGGRHLYCPDLFHTHGVELRFLRMDELSYRQFDDNFVPSLSIIDVLMFNPPDEMQHLLGRYSVDRPAPSPGSARPGVEEYES
- a CDS encoding polysaccharide biosynthesis tyrosine autokinase, with the translated sequence MSIMSRSSLETFQDTRIDVAGLLRLLFDHKRMILVVTGLFAVLGLFYAVVATPIYVSGAMIQVEQKKNGLNGTPEVINRPDSVSLAATEIELLKSRAVLGKAVEILKLYIVAKPRHMPLIGDYLARRFKPSAAQPLAAPLFGMGSYGWGGEQIKVFQLEVPEDYLGEPLTLVAEGGNAYILLNADGEQLLRGELNKTVIEKGFTIEVDQLVANPGTEFVLTRERLLSSTLAYQKLLKVVEAGKDSGIIYMTLEDPNPLQADLILDKISHLYVLQNVERSSAEASQRLQFLRSQLPMVRMELERAESAYNAYQTSAKSADISVETRGVLDQVVTIDNQLSELKLKRAEYDRLYTPSHPAYQALMKQMGSLEARKQGLQGRIQNLPATQQELLRLSRDMRVTQQTYTTLLNKAQEQDILRAGTIGNVRVIDTAQANVEQPAKPMRKVIVLLATLLGFCVALGILFLRQAFYRGVENPEAIEQLGLSVLAAVPYSRQQERLERERKGDIAAHAPKLLAAAHPGDLANEALRSLRTNLHFALLEARNNVVMLTSPAPGAGKSFVSSNLAAIIAQSGQRTLLIDADMRKGYLHRVFGLTPRHGLSDALSSHRPLSEVILPTEVPDLDFISCGFAAPNPSELLMHDNFAQLLRDASALYDLVIIDTPPVLAVTDAALVGRLCGISLLVTRFGQSPTSEIDTARRRLGQNGIHLQGAILNGVKRKASTAAYDYGAYAYRYDSRD
- a CDS encoding glycosyltransferase family 2 protein; translation: MDIRSELQILSNWPEAPEPLLSVVCLAYNQVNYIGRTLDSFLEQVTDFRFEVLVNDDASTDGTAEVIADYAARYPHIIKPILHRENQYSKGLSHGIATFRKARGRYIAYCEGDDFWTDPHKLQLQVDFLERNPDYVITYHDAYVFNEGGVIKPRQLTGRFRRDASRRELQQARAISTLTACFRNVLGEMPEELRTTRMVDLCWWSLLGAYGKGKFLEQIRPAAYRRHKGGIFSMQAERVQQQMTLHTYYCLARYYQRIGDQALHEYFLVQVCRLSMAAIPVPRKIEAFLLLVGNHGLNLLKRLNPIHAR
- a CDS encoding lipopolysaccharide biosynthesis protein, giving the protein MSGKRSLSMIRNTLLNYAGQAYAIVIGILIQPFYLGHLGAEAYGLIGFFAVLQTWLLLLDVGLSPALVRQVAHVRGTQGETYGQANLLRSFELILLPLTLLSSLAVYAGSSWIAGRWLNVQALSPELVAQCISLMGLLVALRLYGTLYRSALQGLELHGWINGINVFITTLRYFGGLLLVVRVSQDPLVFFEFQVTVSLLETLLLGAKAYRWMEVRPLTRFCWDTLRPVIPFALGMSFTSGLWIILTQLDKVLLSSLMPLRDYGYFSLVALVSGGILSLVNPLAQSLLPRMTMLIAEGRHDDMQQLYLKANRFVCVLLFPMVAVIAAHGHDLVLAWSGDAVAANWCQPVLVWYVLGAGLMAVSSFQFYLQYAHGQLHLHVWYSVVSALVSIPLVVASAYLYGVLGVALCWFGLRLASFLLWPPIVHRRFGDDLHGPWLRDTLQIAALSAAGLLLSEPVYVLLARSGERLSLLLALAACGLITLTLVGVGSAPALLRLLKPSQKPSV